The following proteins are encoded in a genomic region of Pyxicephalus adspersus chromosome 9, UCB_Pads_2.0, whole genome shotgun sequence:
- the PRDM11 gene encoding PR domain-containing protein 11 has protein sequence MSCTNPGTYLQDLTNGSGCQVTMSESAKECRVAYSPNLGDIMRVKSETGTPADERTYSQQCSAGSNSRCIDVEPKRIKEKREAAVTKSLQQVDFWFCESCQEYFVDECPSHGTPILVPDTPVPMGTPDRAARTAPCGIEVVKDSSGESEVRCINEVIPRGHVYGPYEGQISLKDKSSGFFSWLCPILTDASGFRDIDKIMVISAGERGLLRENNDRLLENQEDMKGPLTALKQGKSLYKRSCEEGDLNPHAKKKKIDLIFKDVLEASLESAKMEEHSVMTSSPKPGKKVPKYQLEDLEDRCKANQMCSPAHNQTRTLMEWKVPHCSNRILDREISLQEDGVEDQSSIKIESPDEFSALGDTEEIPTTSFCPNCIRLKKKIRELQAEVEMLRSGKVPEVPHLLPQKIEVPEFSDTSAPENMSIVPAMMEDDEQEVDSADESVSNELLAVTDEPSKMSVASGRRIRRFKQEWLKKFWFLRYSSTLNEMWCHVCRQYTVQSSRTSAFIIGSKQFKIHTIKLHSQSNLHKKCLQLYKLRMHPEKTEEMCRNMTLLFNTAYHLAMEGRPYYDFRPLAELLRKCELRVVDQYMNEGDCQILIHHIARALREDLVERIRQSPFLSIILDGQSEDLLADTVAVYVQYTSNDGPPATEFLSLQELALPTTESYLQGIDRAFSALGIRLQDERPTVGLGIDGVNITAGLRANLYMTIRKTLPWILCLPFMVHRPHLEILDAISGKELPCLEELENNLKQLLSFYRYSPRLMCELRLTAATLCEETEFLGDIRAVKWIIGEQNVLNALIKDYLEVVAHLKDVSGQTQRADASAIALALLQFLMDYQSIKLIYFLLDVIAVLSRLAYVFQGEYLLVSQVDEKIEEAIQEISRLTDSPGEYLQEFEENFRESFNGISLKNLRVAEAKFQSIREKICQKTQLTLAQRFDSRTRMFVKACQVFDLSFWPRSTEELITYGEEDMLLIYEHLGSIPSYLSDVCREGADARGSLLMEWRELKADYCTKNGFKDLIGHICKYKQRFVLLNKIVQILKVLPTSTACCEKGRNALQRLRKNNRSRLTLDQLSDLLTIAVNGPPIANFDAKRALDSWFEEKSGNSYSLSADMLSKMSSLDQKPTLHSMELGSEYYQDI, from the exons ATGAGTTGTACAAACCCAGGAACTTATCTCCAGGATCTCACCAATGGATCTGGCTGTCAG gtcaccATGAGTGAAAGTGCCAAGGAGTGCCGGGTGGCATACAGCCCCAACCTTGGGGATATAATGAGGGTGAAGAGCGAAACGGGGACCCCAGCTGATGAGCGGACTTACAGCCAGCAATG CTCTGCCGGCTCCAATTCTCGCTGCATAGACGTGGAACCCAAGAGAATAAAAGAGAAGAGGGAGGCTGCAGTAACCAAGAGTCTCCAGCAGGTGGACTTTTGGT TTTGTGAATCTTGCCAGGAGTACTTTGTAGATGAGTGTCCCAGCCATGGAACCCCTATCTTGGTTCCAGATACACCAGTCCCAATGGGAACCCCCGATCGGGCAGCACGGACGGCACCGTGTGGGATCGAGGTGGTGAAGGACAGCAGTGGAGAGAGTGAAGTGCGCTGCATCAACGAGGTCATCCCCAGAGGTCACGTCTACGGGCCGTACGAAGGACAGATCTCTTTAAAGGACAAATCATCAGGTTTCTTCTCCTGGCTG TGTCCGATCTTAACAGATGCATCAGGTTTTAGAGACATAGACAAAATAATGGTTATTTCAGCAG GAGAAAGAGGTTTGTTAAGGGAAAACAATGACAGACTCTTGGAAAACCAGGAAGATATGAAAGGCCCACTAACTGCCCTTAAACAGGGGAAGAGCCTCTACAAGCGCAGTTGTGAGGAGGGGGATTTGAACCCTCatgccaagaagaaaaaaatagacctCATCTTCAAGGATGTCCTAGAGGCGTCTCTGGAGTCTGCCAAAATGGAGGAGCATTCTGTGATGACAAGCAGCCCGAAACCTGGGAAAAAAGTTCCCAAATATCAATTAGAGGACCTTGAGGATAGATGCAAAGCCAACCAAATGTGTTCTCCCGCCCATAACCAAACAAGAACATTGATGGAATGGAAGGTACCACATTGTTCAAACCGAATCCTAGACAGGGAAATCAGCCTTCAGGAGGATGGAGTAGAAGATCAATCCTCCATAAAAATAGAGAGCCCTGATGAATTCTCTGCCCTCGGAGACACCGAGGAGATCCCCACTACTTCTTTCTGCCCTAACTGTATTAGGTTAAAGAAGAAGATCAGAGAGCTTCAGGCTGAGGTGGAGATGCTAAGGTCCGGAAAGGTTCCTGAAGTTCCACACTTGCTGCCTCAGAAAATCGAGGTGCCAGAATTTTCAGATACCTCAG cCCCAGAGAACATGTCCATCGTTCCCGCCATGATGGAAGATGATGAACAGGAAGTGGACTCCGCTGATGAATCGGTCTCCAATGAATTGCTGGCGGTAACTGATGAGCCTTCCAAGATGTCAGTTGCCTCTGGTAGAAGAATTCGCCGATTCAAGCAAGAGTGGCTCAAAAAGTTCTGGTTTTTGAGGTACTCCTCTACGCTGAACGAGATGTGGTGTCACGTTTGCAGGCAATACACGGTTCAGTCGTCCAGGACTTCAGCCTTTATAATTGGTTCTAAACAGTTTAAGATTCACACTATAAAGCTTCACAGCCAAAGTAACCTCCATAAGAAATGCTTGCAGCTCTATAAGCTCAGGATGCACCCAGAAAAGACTGAGGAGATGTGTCGAAACATGACTCTTCTCTTCAACACCGCATACCACTTGGCTATGGAAGGCAGGCCTTACTATGACTTCCGACCTCTAGCGGAACTACTGAGAAAGTGTGAACTACGTGTGGTTGACCAATACATGAATGAAGGCGATTGTCAGATCCTGATCCATCACATTGCCAGAGCACTTCGAGAAGATTTAGTAGAGCGGATCCGACAATCTCCTTTTTTAAGTATCATCTTGGATGGACAAAGCGAGGACCTTCTTGCCGATACTGTAGCAGTCTATGTCCAATATACAAGCAACGATGGACCACCTGCAACAGAGTTTCTCTCTCTTCAGGAGTTGGCCTTACCTACAACTGAAAGTTATCTCCAAGGAATCGACAGGGCTTTCTCGGCCCTCGGGATCAGACTGCAGGACGAAAGGCCAACAGTTGGTTTGGGCATCGATGGCGTCAACATAACGGCTGGGTTGAGAGCAAATTTGTACATGACAATCAGGAAAACCTTGCCTTGGATATTGTGTTTACCTTTTATGGTGCACAGACCTCATTTAGAAATCTTGGATGCAATTAGTGGAAAAGAACTTCCATGTCTAGAAGAGTTAGAAAACAATCTAAAACAGTTGCTTAGCTTCTACCGGTACTCCCCCCGTCTGATGTGTGAGCTTCGGCTCACTGCCGCAACCCTTTGTGAGGAGACGGAATTCTTGGGTGACATCCGGGCGGTGAAGTGGATAATCGGGGAGCAAAATGTATTGAACGCTTTGATTAAGGACTATTTAGAAGTGGTAGCCCATTTGAAAGATGTCAGTGGGCAGACGCAAAGGGCTGATGCCTCTGCAATAGCATTGGCCCTCCTGCAGTTCCTCATGGATTATCAGTCGATTAAGCTTATTTACTTCCTGTTGGATGTGATCGCAGTCTTGTCCCGTCTCGCTTATGTCTTCCAAGGAGAATATCTCTTGGTGTCCCAGGTGGATGAGAAAATAGAGGAAGCTATTCAAGAAATTAGCCGATTGACAGATTCTCCTGGGGAATACCTTCAAGAATTTGAAGAAAACTTCAGAGAAAGCTTCAACGGAATCTCCTTGAAAAACTTACGTGTGGCTGAAGCCAAATTTCAGTCCATTCGTGAGAAAATTTGCCAGAAGACACAGCTCACCCTGGCCCAAAGGTTCGATTCCCGTACTCGAATGTTTGTCAAAGCTTGCCAGGTCTTTGATTTGTCTTTTTGGCCCAGGAGTACGGAGGAGCTAATAACCTACGGAGAGGAGGACATGCTACTGATCTATGAACATCTAGGTAGCATTCCTTCTTATCTTTCTGATGTTTGCAGGGAAGGAGCTGACGCCAGGGGCAGCTTGCTGATGGAGTGGCGAGAGCTCAAAGCAGACTACTGTACCAAAAACGGTTTCAAAGACTTAATCGGCCATATCTGCAAGTACAAGCAGCGGTTTGTCCTCCTAAACAAGATTGTTCAGATCTTAAAAGTCCTTCCCACGTCGACGGCTTGCTGCGAAAAAGGACGCAATGCACTTCAAAGGCTACGCAAAAACAATCGTTCGCGGTTGACGTTGGATCAGCTGAGCGATCTCTTGACCATAGCGGTGAACGGGCCACCCATCGCCAATTTCGATGCCAAGAGAGCTTTGGACAGCTGGTTTGAGGAGAAATCGGGCAACAGCTACTCACTATCAGCTGATATGCTTAGCAAGATGTCCTCTCTTGACCAGAAGCCAACGCTTCACTCTATGGAACTTGGATCAGAGTATTACCAAGACATTTAG